In Mycobacterium sp. 050128, one genomic interval encodes:
- a CDS encoding nitrate/nitrite transporter, which translates to MGRNHRITDWDPEDTEAWEGGNDRIARRNLLCTMAGDQVAFSIWTLWSVMVLFMPMSVYGFDAADKLLLGAVATLVGGCARIPYTLGIAKFGGRNWTVFSAFVLLIPTVGTIVLLANPGLPLWPYVLCAALTGLGGGNYAASLTNVNAFYPQRLKGTALALNAGVGNLGVAVIQLVGLLALATAGHQAPYWVCAVYLVLLTAVGITAALFMDNLDHGVEVNHMRSILFDRDTWVISLLYICTFGSWIGFSFAFGQVLQVNFGAHGESPAHASLHAAQIAFVGPLLGSLARIYGGRLADRRGGSRVTLGVLVAMIAGAAVLVGISTVEDHSGGTSFSAVVGYVVGFIVLFVLSGMGNGSVFKLIPSVFEARSRSLDVSEAQRRQWSRAKSGSLIGICSAVGALGGVGINLALRESYLRSGTETAAYWVFLTSYIAAAILTWMMYVRRPVSVQDAPISVLTTEPARV; encoded by the coding sequence ATGGGCCGCAACCATCGCATCACGGACTGGGATCCGGAAGACACCGAGGCCTGGGAGGGTGGCAACGACAGGATCGCGCGCCGCAATCTGCTGTGCACGATGGCGGGTGACCAGGTGGCCTTCTCGATCTGGACTCTCTGGTCGGTGATGGTGCTATTCATGCCGATGTCGGTCTACGGCTTCGACGCCGCCGACAAGTTGCTCCTCGGTGCCGTGGCCACGCTGGTCGGCGGCTGCGCGCGCATCCCCTACACGCTGGGCATCGCGAAGTTCGGCGGCCGCAACTGGACGGTGTTCTCCGCGTTCGTGTTGCTGATCCCGACCGTCGGCACCATTGTCTTGCTGGCCAATCCCGGGCTGCCGCTGTGGCCGTATGTGCTGTGCGCGGCACTGACCGGCCTGGGCGGCGGCAACTACGCGGCATCGCTGACCAACGTCAACGCCTTCTATCCGCAGCGGCTCAAGGGCACGGCCCTGGCGCTCAACGCCGGCGTCGGCAATCTCGGTGTCGCGGTGATTCAATTGGTCGGCCTGCTGGCGCTGGCCACCGCCGGGCACCAGGCGCCGTACTGGGTGTGCGCGGTTTATCTGGTGTTGCTCACCGCGGTCGGTATCACTGCGGCGCTGTTCATGGACAACCTCGATCACGGCGTCGAGGTCAACCACATGCGCTCGATCCTGTTCGACCGCGACACCTGGGTGATCTCGCTGCTCTACATCTGCACCTTCGGCTCCTGGATCGGGTTTTCCTTCGCCTTCGGCCAGGTTCTGCAGGTCAACTTCGGGGCCCATGGCGAAAGCCCCGCCCACGCATCGCTGCACGCGGCTCAGATCGCCTTTGTCGGGCCGCTATTGGGCTCGCTGGCGCGAATCTACGGCGGCCGGCTGGCAGACCGCCGCGGCGGTAGTCGCGTCACCCTGGGCGTCCTGGTGGCCATGATTGCCGGCGCCGCCGTGCTGGTGGGCATCAGCACGGTCGAGGACCACAGCGGCGGGACGTCGTTTTCCGCGGTGGTCGGCTACGTCGTCGGGTTCATCGTTCTGTTCGTGCTGTCGGGGATGGGCAACGGATCGGTGTTCAAACTGATCCCGTCGGTCTTCGAGGCCCGCAGTCGCTCGCTGGATGTCAGCGAGGCGCAGCGCCGGCAGTGGTCGCGCGCCAAATCCGGATCGCTGATCGGCATCTGTTCGGCGGTCGGCGCGCTGGGCGGCGTCGGAATCAACTTGGCGCTGCGCGAGTCATACCTGCGCAGCGGCACCGAGACCGCGGCGTATTGGGTGTTTCTGACTTCTTACATCGCGGCGGCGATCCTGACCTGGATGATGTACGTGCGCCGCCCGGTATCTGTGCAGGATGCGCCGATTTCGGTGCTCACAACAGAGCCCGCCCGGGTGTGA
- a CDS encoding nitrate/nitrite transporter, with protein MKLSPGRSHVLSNWDPEDTVAWEGGNDKIARRNLIWSVAAEHIGFSVWSIWSVMVLFMPASVYGFSAGDKFLLGATATLVGACLRFPYTFATAKFGGRNWTVFSALVLLIPTVGTMVLLAHPGLPLWPYLVCAALAGLGGGNFASSMTNINAFYPQRLKGWALAVNAGGGNLGVPVVQLVGLLVIAAAGNRQPYWVCAIYLVLLAIAGIGAALYMDNLQHYRIDTSTMRAVLSEPHSWVIALLYIGTFGSFIGFSFAFGQVLQMNFVASGENTAQASLHAAQIAFLGPLLGSVSRVYGGKLADRIGGGRVTLAVFCSMILAGGILVSASTFGSHGAGRTSASTMVGFVIGFVALFILSGIGNGSVYKMIPSIFEARSHSMQMGENERRQWSRSMSGALIGLAGAIGALGGVGVNLALRQSYLHSGTATSAFWAFTLCYVAASILTWAVYVRRPLEVVAPEAAQAASGARLATV; from the coding sequence ATGAAACTTTCGCCGGGCCGGTCACATGTGCTTTCGAACTGGGACCCCGAAGACACCGTGGCCTGGGAGGGCGGCAACGACAAGATCGCCCGCCGCAATCTGATCTGGTCCGTGGCCGCCGAGCACATCGGCTTCTCGGTGTGGTCGATCTGGTCGGTGATGGTGCTGTTCATGCCGGCGTCGGTGTACGGCTTTTCCGCCGGGGACAAATTCCTGCTCGGCGCCACGGCCACCCTGGTCGGGGCGTGCCTGCGCTTCCCGTACACGTTCGCCACCGCGAAGTTCGGCGGGCGCAACTGGACGGTGTTCTCCGCGCTGGTGCTGTTGATCCCGACGGTCGGCACGATGGTGCTGCTGGCTCACCCCGGCCTGCCGCTGTGGCCATATCTGGTGTGCGCCGCGCTGGCCGGGCTCGGCGGCGGCAACTTCGCGTCGTCGATGACCAATATCAACGCGTTCTACCCACAGCGCCTGAAGGGCTGGGCGTTGGCGGTCAACGCCGGTGGCGGCAACCTTGGAGTGCCGGTGGTTCAGCTGGTCGGCCTGCTGGTGATCGCGGCCGCCGGAAACCGGCAGCCGTATTGGGTGTGCGCCATTTACCTTGTGCTGCTGGCGATCGCCGGTATCGGCGCCGCGCTGTACATGGACAACCTGCAGCATTACCGCATCGATACGTCCACCATGCGGGCGGTACTGTCCGAGCCGCACAGCTGGGTGATCGCGCTGCTGTATATCGGCACCTTCGGCTCGTTCATCGGTTTCTCGTTCGCGTTCGGCCAGGTGTTGCAGATGAACTTCGTCGCCAGCGGTGAGAACACCGCGCAGGCCTCCCTACATGCCGCCCAAATCGCTTTTCTGGGACCACTTTTGGGCTCGGTGTCGCGGGTGTACGGCGGCAAGCTGGCCGACCGCATCGGCGGCGGCAGAGTCACGCTCGCCGTCTTCTGTTCGATGATCCTGGCCGGTGGAATATTGGTCAGCGCAAGCACTTTCGGTAGCCATGGCGCAGGCCGGACTTCCGCTTCGACGATGGTCGGTTTCGTGATCGGCTTCGTCGCACTGTTCATCCTGTCCGGCATTGGTAATGGGTCGGTGTACAAGATGATTCCGTCGATCTTCGAGGCACGTAGTCACTCGATGCAGATGGGCGAGAACGAGCGCCGGCAGTGGTCACGTTCCATGTCCGGAGCACTGATCGGCCTCGCCGGTGCGATCGGCGCGCTGGGCGGGGTCGGCGTCAACCTGGCACTGCGGCAGTCGTATCTGCACAGCGGCACCGCGACGTCGGCGTTCTGGGCGTTCACGTTGTGTTACGTCGCCGCCTCGATACTGACCTGGGCGGTATACGTCCGCCGTCCGCTCGAGGTGGTGGCACCGGAGGCTGCGCAGGCCGCATCGGGGGCCCGGCTGGCGACCGTATAG
- a CDS encoding 5-oxoprolinase/urea amidolyase family protein, with protein sequence MKLEILRTGPLAVLQDLGRIGQAHLGVGRSGAADRRSHRLANRLVANPDDRATVEVTFGGFAARVHGGDVDIAVTGADADPSVNGIKFGTNSIHHVRDGQVISLGTPRAGLRTYLAVRGGISVQPVLGSRSYDVMSAIGPSPLSPGDRLPVGAHTDEYPELDQAPVAAINADTVELLAVPGPRDDWFVDPDVLVHSDWVSSDRSDRVGMRLVGGRPLQYRFPDRQLPSEGATRGAIQVPPNGLPVILGPDHPITGGYPVIGVVIDEDIDKVAQVRAGQHVRLHWARPRLPVGAPSH encoded by the coding sequence ATCAAGCTGGAAATCCTGCGCACCGGACCACTGGCCGTCCTGCAAGACCTCGGCCGGATCGGGCAGGCCCACCTCGGCGTCGGCCGGTCCGGCGCCGCCGACCGCCGCTCGCACAGACTCGCCAATCGGCTGGTCGCCAACCCCGACGATCGCGCCACCGTCGAAGTCACCTTCGGCGGATTCGCCGCCCGGGTGCACGGCGGCGACGTCGACATCGCGGTGACCGGCGCCGACGCCGACCCGTCGGTCAACGGAATCAAGTTCGGTACCAACAGCATTCACCACGTCCGCGACGGCCAAGTGATTTCGCTGGGCACCCCGCGAGCCGGCCTGCGGACGTATCTGGCGGTGCGTGGCGGCATTTCGGTGCAGCCGGTGCTGGGCTCGCGCAGCTACGACGTGATGTCGGCGATCGGCCCGTCGCCATTGTCCCCCGGCGACCGGCTGCCCGTCGGCGCGCACACCGACGAGTACCCCGAACTCGACCAGGCCCCTGTTGCGGCCATCAACGCCGACACCGTGGAGCTGCTGGCGGTACCCGGACCACGCGACGACTGGTTCGTCGATCCCGATGTGCTTGTCCACAGCGACTGGGTGTCGTCGGATCGCAGCGACCGGGTGGGGATGCGGCTGGTCGGCGGCCGTCCTCTGCAATACCGCTTTCCCGACCGACAGCTACCCAGCGAGGGTGCCACCCGCGGCGCGATCCAGGTGCCGCCCAACGGATTACCGGTGATTCTGGGGCCTGATCATCCGATCACCGGCGGTTACCCGGTGATCGGCGTGGTGATCGACGAGGACATCGACAAGGTCGCCCAGGTGCGGGCGGGCCAGCACGTGCGACTGCACTGGGCGCGGCCCCGATTGCCGGTGGGCGCCCCGTCGCATTAG
- a CDS encoding GNAT family N-acetyltransferase, which yields MLTQVHTARLVHTADLDSDTRQRVHHMVADAFAGDFNDDDWEHTLGGMHALIWQHGAIIAHAAVIQRRLIYRGDALRCGYIEGVAVREDHRGQGLVHALLDGVEQVLRGAYQLGALSSSVRARGLYAARGWVPWTGPTSVLAPCGPTRTPDDDGTVFVFPVTVTLDTSAELMCDWRGGDVW from the coding sequence GTGCTCACCCAGGTACACACCGCACGCCTGGTTCACACTGCCGATCTCGACAGCGACACCCGGCAGCGCGTTCATCACATGGTCGCCGACGCCTTCGCGGGTGATTTCAACGACGACGACTGGGAGCACACCCTGGGCGGCATGCACGCCCTGATCTGGCAGCACGGCGCGATCATCGCGCACGCCGCGGTGATCCAGCGGCGGTTGATCTACCGCGGCGACGCGCTGCGCTGCGGCTACATCGAAGGGGTCGCGGTACGGGAAGACCACCGCGGGCAGGGGCTGGTGCACGCGCTGCTGGACGGAGTCGAACAGGTGCTGCGCGGCGCGTACCAGTTGGGCGCACTGAGTTCATCGGTCCGGGCCCGCGGCCTGTATGCGGCCCGCGGCTGGGTGCCGTGGACCGGACCGACGTCGGTGCTCGCGCCGTGCGGTCCGACGCGCACACCCGACGACGACGGAACCGTGTTCGTCTTCCCGGTCACGGTCACCCTGGACACCTCCGCGGAACTGATGTGCGATTGGCGCGGCGGCGACGTTTGGTAG